The proteins below are encoded in one region of Triticum aestivum cultivar Chinese Spring chromosome 1B, IWGSC CS RefSeq v2.1, whole genome shotgun sequence:
- the LOC123084700 gene encoding uncharacterized protein, whose amino-acid sequence MESSSWKKWPDHVRDKWRDDLRDKDFWFNGYRKTPSYIDLVNRLTWGYHVCWNVGVGPMASFTPAISGMAMEIRYRRQFNHVIKVDLKPTPMAEEAQGIGFMSIKYQLAVGAAKELGLLDQAYNQYKERHDELQYYTYGCYDGGTSSTLARHVQQHIVYKIINKLVTEKYLLVAQNLQWPIEARSFSRHCGLPLLPWIDAFNWHISTTSREACNKSKLDDDRVISIYTDEDVLCLTLYALHQSAEQIFIKICHETKEYWHCIALDCFHYATTIFGKHSQVVDITSDELIHQWAAQGILPCMSIEGEETNTIRSKCSYMHRVGRVVLEAFQKYSLLQLPFYLATEAYEATNTGAQFLAYHGLIAEGSKVDELFDNNKKWISFSADHGVHVSRKWFRAEETRGTTALILRGCSDQSPVLSKLDSFLPKLSFLLVLDLSYTPIKALPSSIGCLQNLRLLSLRGCHDLKTLSSSSATSITSYSPLSTLYQLEILDMNGVPFSHLTQELILATCSNLVDLPPSMASLYSLTTLEVTGTQIKYFPQKIFEELKKLQPLKLIENNELISLASPISGVQGVKLEGHPTLTSFMLVGATHIRCLSLRGCRKLESVEINNLGALEELDLSGTATKELPADIPNLPKLRRLLLLDVPSLRRFPWHRLERLPDVFHLDHCSEGNGNHSNQVPQVCVTDPRFFHSFSETVVDFVRDGRFLQSFNVRVAPCIKNSMRLQDEEAILDSKLPELVQKQSTYVDVHMRCYAEEIAIASPITVPLNRTERHVEITWTQSAIDGLFYLLSVSKSISVSCDTVINYFPSWINFHELEECELRWCHKMEGVVYGTQGMKKLRNMHVCNLKSLVWFCLNSCDFSTLEHLHLEDFPRLECVLPDTATLPCLKTLDILFCYELKTIFINENTLENTYQLPSLQRIRLQELPLLHLIHYTDATITAPVWKELHIRGCWSLRHLPLLQGHQPKIVKVNGERSWWSKLHWGSPLHRDSYDPKLPPQFASFDEHAEMSSYLR is encoded by the exons ATGGAATCTTCTTCATGGAAAAAGTGGCCCGATCATGTGCGGGATAAATGGCGTGATGATCTGAGAGATAAAGATTTTTG GTTTAATGGATACCGTAAGACACCTTCATATATTGACTTGGTCAATCGACTCACCTGGGGTTATCACGTGTGTTGGAATGTTGGGGTGGGGCCCATGGCTTCATTCACACCAGCCATATCAGGCATGGCCATGGAGATACGGTACCGACGACAATTCAATCACGTGATAAAGGTGGATCTGAAGCCCACGCCAATGGCAGAGGAGGCCCAAGGAATAGGCTTCATGAGCATCAAGTACCAACTCGCCGTCGGTGCAGCAAAGGAGCTTGGCCTTCTCGACCAAGCATACAACCAGTACAAAGAAAGGCACGACGAGCTACAGTACTACACCTACGGGTGCTATGATGGTGGTACCTCTTCAACATTGGCGAGACACGTGCAGCAACATATAGTTTATAAGATCATCAATAAGTTGGTAACCGAGAAGTACTTGCTAGTGGCTCAGAACCTCCAGTGGCCAATTGAGGCTCGCAGTTTTTCACGGCATTGCGGCCTTCCTCTGCTCCCTTGGATTGACGCCTTCAACTGGCACATCTCGACCACTTCTCGTGAAGCCTGCAACAAGAGCAAGTTAGACGACGACAGAGTTATATCTATTTACACAGATGAAGATGTTCTGTGTCTCACTCTCTACGCACTACATCAATCGGCCGAGCAAATATTCATCAAGATCTGCCATGAAACCAAGGAGTATTGGCATTGCATAGCCCTTGATTGCTTCCACTATGCCACGACAATCTTTGGCAAGCATTCGCAAGTGGTAGATATCACCTCAGATGAGCTCATCCACCAATGGGCCGCCCAAGGCATCTTGCCTTGTATGAGCATCGAGGGAGAGGAAACCAACACCATCAGAAGCAAATGTTCCTATATGCATCGAGTTGGAAGGGTCGTCCTTGAAGCGTTTCAGAAGTACTCTTTGTTGCAGCTACCTTTTTATCTTGCTACTGAAGCTTATGAAGCCACCAATACCGGCGCACAATTCTTAGCATATCATGGCCTCATTGCAGAAGGCAGCAAAGTTGATGAACTCTTTGATAACAATAAGAAATGGATTTCCTTCTCCGCTGACCATGGAGTGCATGTAAGCCGGAAATGGTTTAGAGCAGAAGAAACAAGGGGCACAACTGCACTTATTCTAAGAGGCTGCTCAGATCAATCGCCCGTTCTTTCCAAGCTGGACAGTTTCTTGCCCAAGctttcttttcttcttgttcttGATCTCTCCTACACTCCAATAAAAGCACTCCCTTCTTCCATTGGCTGTCTGCAGAACCTACGGTTGCTCTCACTTAGAGGCTGCCATGATCTCAAAACTCTTTCTAGTTCATCAGCAACAAGTATTACTTCATATTCACCATTGTCCACCCTATACCAGCTTGAAATTCTTGATATGAATGGAGTTCCATTTTCTCATCTGACGCAAGAGCTTATTCTCGCCACCTGCTCCAACCTTGTGGACCTACCTCCTTCAATGGCTTCTCTATACAGCTTAACCACCCTTGAGGTCACAGGGACTCAAATAAAATACTTCCCGCAGAAGATATTTGAAGAACTAAAGAAGCTACAACCGCTCAAGCTCATTGAAAACAATGAACTGATTTCACTCGCAAGTCCAATCTCTGGTGTCCAAGGAGTCAAATTGGAAGGGCATCCTACCCTTACATCATTCATGTTGGTTGGCGCAACTCACATAAGGTGCTTGTCTCTCCGTGGATGTAGAAAACTTGAGTCTGTCGAGATCAATAATCTTGGTGCCTTGGAGGAGCTTGATTTGTCAGGTACAGCTACCAAGGAGCTCCCTGCAGATATCCCTAACCTTCCCAAGCTTAGGCGGTTGCTCTTGCTGGATGTTCCGTCTCTGAGGCGATTTCCTTGGCATAGGTTGGAGCGACTTCCTGATGTCTTTCATTTGGACCATTGTTCAGAAGGAAATGGTAATCACTCTAATCAAGTTCCCCAAGTGTGTGTAACTGACCCCAGGTTCTTCCATAGCTTCAGTGAGACTGTTGTGGATTTCGTAAGAGATGGACGGTTTCTCCAATCATTCAATGTTCGAGTCGCACCATGCATTAAAAATAGCATGCGGCTGCAAGATGAAGAAGCCATTCTTGATAGCAAGTTGCCGGAGTTGGTGCAGAAGCAATCAACTTATGTGGATGTACATATGAGGTGTTATGCAGAGGAAATTGCAATTGCATCACCGATTACAGTTCCCCTTAACCGAACTGAGCGCCACGTGGAGATCACGTGGACACAATCAGCAATTGATGGTTTATTTTACCTTCTAAGCGTCAGTAAGTCAATATCGGTGTCATGTGACACTGTTATCAACTATTTTCCTAGCTGGATCAATTTTCACGAGCTGGAAGAATGTGAGCTACGTTGGTGCCATAAAATGGAAGGAGTTGTATATGGCACTCAAGGCATGAAAAAACTACGCAATATGCATGTATGTAATCTCAAAAGTCTAGTTTGGTTCTGTTTAAATTCTTGTGACTTCAGTACACTAGAGCACCTGCACTTGGAGGACTTCCCAAGATTAGAGTGCGTGTTGCCAGACACAGCAACACTGCCATGCCTCAAGACACTTGACATCCTGTTCTGCTACGAACTCAAGACAATTTTCATCAACGAGAACACACTAGAGAATACTTATCAGCTCCCAAGCCTCCAAAGGATACGTCTTCAGGAGCTGCCACTGCTCCATCTCATCCACTACACGGACGCCACCATCACAGCACCTGTGTGGAAGGAGCTCCACATCCGAGGGTGCTGGAGCCTCCGACACCTCCCGCTCCTACAAGGACACCAGCCGAAGATAGTGAAGGTGAACGGCGAGAGGAGCTGGTGGAGCAAGCTCCACTGGGGCTCACCCCTGCACCGTGACAGCTACGACCCCAAGCTTCCACCGCAGTTTGCCTCCTTCGACGAGCATGCCGAGATGAGCAGCTACCTCAGATGA